Proteins found in one Epinephelus fuscoguttatus linkage group LG4, E.fuscoguttatus.final_Chr_v1 genomic segment:
- the LOC125886877 gene encoding cAMP-regulated phosphoprotein 19-like has translation MSEEGEGMKTSEEQQEMEDKVISPEKAEEAKLKSKYPNLVTKPGGSDFLRKRLQKGPKYFDSGDYNMAKAKMKNKQLPSAPTEKTEITGGHIPTPQDLPQRKTSIVTSKLAF, from the exons ATGTCCGAGGAAGGTGAAGGAATGAAGACGTCGGAGGAGCAGCAG GAAATGGAGGACAAAGTAATCAGTCCAGAGAAAGCAGAGGAGGCCAAGCTGAAGTCCAAGTATCCTAACCTGGTAACCAAGCCTGGAGGCTCAGACTTTCTCAGAAAAAGACTACAGAAGGGG CCAAAGTATTTTGATTCTGGTGACTACAACATGGCCAAGGCAAAAATGAAGAATAAACAGTTACCGTCAGCCCCAACGGAGAAGACTGAGATTACAGGGGGGCACATCCCAACACCTCAGGACCTGCCTCAAAGAAAGACTTCAATTGTGACCAGCAAACTGGCATTTTGA